One genomic segment of Nitrosopumilus sp. includes these proteins:
- a CDS encoding cation:proton antiporter translates to MSGVEVTEFLALLALLLGGGMIGAGIMKKIKFPTIIGFILIGMIAGPYGLGIVDDVELINLLAELGIIILLFVVGLEFSLQKLRKAGIKAIIVGMSELSIMFFLAYVGAYSFGWTHLESLYLAGILSISSTAISLRIMRDLKLVKTKEFNTVITILIVEDLAAVLLLVILGNASAGAELDFTGVGILILQSLTFFVIALGLGIKLIPKLLEKIHGLNIPEGPFITALALGFGLAVLAHFLGQSSAIGAFIMGMIIASSKHSESITKKVLPLRDFFGVIFFVSIGMLVNINSIPAVVLISIPIAILAVVGKFVGNFFGASIGGHDVTGASTIGSVMVPRGEFSFIMAKQAVDSGAVRDSLYPVTMLVTLVTMFCMPLLLRIFPTLADKSSAIPMRILNPIHVVGRFFYNLMNTPDDNNQFTKMLKAHGPKFFVNLTIVIAILAVIDYFNDDMIMMINEIGIPLAIDPEILLTIISMLLIIYPVVAMLGKIEKLVTNISDVLSTKLIPADTKIIEEKPLHRLLRNIFFVGFILILIAIIQPYIGDIEFIPFLPFIISGIGLAFAIILIADSVFVFQKLSHGHIMDSLMKEDEESPHE, encoded by the coding sequence TTGTCTGGTGTAGAAGTAACTGAATTTCTTGCTTTGCTTGCCTTGTTGTTAGGCGGAGGCATGATAGGAGCAGGTATTATGAAAAAGATAAAGTTTCCAACAATTATTGGATTTATTTTAATTGGAATGATTGCTGGTCCGTATGGATTAGGAATAGTTGATGACGTTGAGCTGATTAATCTTTTAGCAGAGCTTGGAATTATCATTTTACTTTTTGTGGTTGGTTTGGAATTTAGTCTTCAAAAGTTACGAAAAGCTGGAATAAAGGCAATCATTGTGGGAATGTCCGAACTGTCAATAATGTTCTTCTTAGCATATGTTGGGGCTTATTCCTTTGGATGGACTCATTTAGAGTCTCTTTACCTGGCTGGAATTTTGTCAATTAGTAGCACAGCTATTTCTCTGAGAATCATGAGAGATCTGAAATTAGTTAAAACCAAGGAATTCAATACTGTAATTACAATTTTAATTGTTGAGGATCTAGCTGCTGTTTTACTTTTAGTAATTTTAGGAAATGCATCAGCTGGTGCAGAGCTTGATTTTACTGGAGTCGGGATTTTGATTTTACAAAGCCTTACATTTTTTGTCATCGCATTAGGATTGGGAATTAAACTAATTCCTAAACTATTAGAAAAAATTCATGGATTGAACATTCCAGAAGGACCCTTTATCACTGCACTTGCTTTAGGATTTGGTTTGGCAGTATTAGCTCATTTTTTGGGGCAGAGTTCTGCAATTGGCGCATTTATCATGGGGATGATTATTGCATCATCAAAGCATTCTGAGAGTATCACAAAGAAAGTTCTTCCTCTGAGAGATTTCTTTGGTGTTATCTTTTTTGTATCAATTGGGATGTTGGTAAATATTAATTCAATTCCTGCAGTTGTGCTGATTTCAATACCAATCGCTATTTTGGCAGTAGTTGGAAAATTTGTAGGTAATTTCTTTGGAGCATCAATTGGAGGACATGATGTAACAGGTGCCTCTACAATTGGATCTGTGATGGTTCCAAGGGGAGAATTCTCATTTATCATGGCAAAACAGGCTGTAGATAGTGGTGCTGTTAGAGATTCACTATATCCAGTAACTATGCTTGTAACACTGGTAACAATGTTTTGTATGCCACTACTACTTCGAATTTTTCCAACATTAGCAGATAAATCAAGTGCAATACCTATGAGAATTTTGAATCCAATTCATGTTGTTGGAAGATTTTTTTATAATTTAATGAATACTCCTGATGATAACAACCAATTTACAAAAATGCTCAAGGCTCATGGGCCAAAATTTTTTGTAAATTTGACTATTGTTATTGCAATATTAGCAGTAATTGATTACTTTAATGATGATATGATTATGATGATAAATGAAATTGGTATTCCTTTAGCAATAGATCCCGAAATACTGTTAACAATAATTAGCATGCTGTTGATCATTTATCCTGTTGTTGCAATGCTTGGTAAAATTGAAAAACTTGTAACAAACATTTCTGATGTTTTATCCACCAAACTTATCCCTGCTGATACCAAAATAATAGAGGAGAAACCATTACACCGATTACTTCGAAATATTTTCTTTGTTGGGTTTATTTTGATACTTATTGCAATCATTCAGCCCTATATTGGCGATATTGAATTTATCCCATTTTTACCATTTATCATATCTGGAATTGGGCTTGCATTTGCAATCATATTGATCGCAGATTCAGTATTTGTTTTTCAAAAATTATCTCATGGTCATATAATGGATAGTCTAATGAAAGAAGATGAAGAATCTCCTCATGAATAA
- a CDS encoding redoxin domain-containing protein, which translates to MQEGQLAPNFTLVANNGDSITLDSFRDKKNVVLCFYPKNHLFGCPSKKVFKMAESVISSYGDIVSTETELFAISIDTIEDQAKFVTDYNIPYLHLSDTSKDTCKQYAGLNIVGLPKRSTFIIDKKGIVRKIFRDIDVEKHGKQIADFLKQM; encoded by the coding sequence ATGCAAGAAGGCCAATTGGCACCAAATTTCACATTAGTTGCAAATAATGGTGATTCTATAACTTTGGATTCTTTTAGAGATAAAAAAAACGTGGTTCTTTGTTTTTATCCTAAAAATCATCTCTTTGGATGTCCTTCAAAAAAAGTTTTCAAAATGGCAGAAAGTGTAATTTCTTCATATGGCGATATTGTCTCAACTGAAACTGAACTCTTTGCAATATCTATTGATACCATTGAAGATCAAGCAAAATTTGTAACTGACTATAACATTCCATATCTTCATCTAAGTGATACATCCAAAGATACATGTAAACAGTATGCGGGCTTGAATATTGTTGGATTGCCCAAACGTTCTACATTCATTATTGATAAAAAAGGAATTGTTAGAAAAATTTTTCGTGATATTGATGTTGAAAAACATGGTAAACAAATTGCCGATTTTTTAAAACAAATGTGA
- a CDS encoding M3 family oligoendopeptidase, with protein sequence MSEYKLGMWDLSELAKNPKSPAFQKQIQELEKKAKEFEKIKSKLNPKMSSKKFLNILHHVEEISEKMSKIGGYASLSYSSDTQSDEATSLMTRMSKLGSDISNKILFFDLWWKIQVDEKNAKRLMNDAGELKEYLAHKRLFAKYALSEPEERIINTLDVTGISALVKLYDKITNAYEYKMKLGNKTKKMTREELTNYVRSTNPKIRETAYKTILSKYAENKGVIGEIYQNIVLNWKDEGIEIRGYKTPISMRNIGNDVDDKTIESLLLVCKSNSSVFQKFFVQKAKMLKMKKLRRYDLYAPATAKIKEKNYSYNKSVNLVFESLGKFSNTLEEFARKVFNENHIDSSIRPGKRDGAFCSTLTPKITPYVLVNFTGKSRDVFTLAHEIGHAVHSQAAQDRSILVQDAPLPLAETASTFSELLLYDNISDKISDDEKKIMLSEKIDDLYATILRQSFFTIFEIDAHKQIGKGTTVDEISKTYLQNLKEQFGNSINLSDDFSIEWSCIPHFYHTPFYCYAYSFGNLLALSLFQRYKKEGKDFVPSYINILAAGGSKKPEKLLSEYGFDIRSPKFWKEGFDYIDTQVKALSKLN encoded by the coding sequence ATGTCCGAATACAAATTAGGAATGTGGGATTTGTCTGAATTAGCAAAGAATCCAAAAAGTCCTGCTTTTCAAAAACAAATTCAAGAATTAGAAAAAAAAGCAAAAGAATTTGAAAAAATAAAATCAAAATTGAACCCAAAAATGTCTTCTAAGAAGTTTTTGAATATTTTACATCATGTTGAAGAGATTTCAGAGAAGATGAGTAAAATTGGAGGTTATGCATCATTGTCATATTCTTCAGACACTCAATCAGATGAAGCAACATCCCTGATGACAAGGATGTCAAAATTAGGATCAGATATTTCAAACAAAATTTTGTTCTTTGATTTATGGTGGAAGATTCAAGTAGACGAAAAAAATGCCAAACGACTCATGAATGACGCAGGTGAGCTAAAAGAGTATCTAGCTCATAAGAGATTATTTGCAAAATATGCATTAAGTGAGCCAGAAGAGCGAATTATCAATACTTTAGATGTCACAGGAATTTCTGCACTTGTAAAACTGTATGATAAAATTACAAACGCCTATGAGTACAAAATGAAATTAGGCAACAAAACTAAAAAAATGACAAGAGAAGAACTCACAAATTATGTAAGAAGTACCAATCCAAAGATTCGGGAGACAGCTTACAAAACTATTCTTTCAAAATATGCTGAAAACAAAGGAGTGATAGGAGAGATTTATCAAAATATAGTTCTTAATTGGAAAGATGAAGGTATTGAAATTAGAGGATACAAGACACCCATATCAATGAGAAATATTGGAAATGATGTTGATGATAAAACAATAGAATCACTTCTTTTGGTATGTAAAAGTAATTCATCGGTTTTTCAAAAGTTTTTTGTCCAAAAAGCAAAGATGTTAAAAATGAAAAAGCTAAGAAGATATGATCTTTATGCACCAGCTACTGCAAAAATTAAGGAGAAAAATTACTCATATAATAAATCTGTAAATCTCGTGTTTGAATCGTTAGGTAAATTCAGCAACACACTAGAAGAATTTGCAAGGAAAGTTTTTAATGAAAATCATATTGATTCGTCAATTCGACCAGGAAAAAGAGATGGAGCATTTTGCAGTACACTTACTCCAAAAATTACCCCATATGTTTTAGTAAATTTTACCGGAAAATCAAGAGATGTTTTTACTTTGGCTCATGAGATTGGACATGCAGTACATAGTCAAGCAGCACAAGATAGATCAATACTTGTTCAAGATGCACCATTACCTTTGGCTGAGACAGCCTCTACATTTTCAGAATTACTATTATACGATAATATTTCTGACAAAATTTCTGATGATGAAAAAAAGATCATGTTATCTGAGAAGATAGATGATTTGTATGCAACAATTCTAAGACAATCATTTTTTACAATTTTTGAAATTGATGCACATAAACAGATTGGCAAAGGAACAACAGTAGATGAGATTTCAAAAACATATCTTCAAAACTTGAAAGAACAATTTGGAAATTCAATTAATTTATCAGATGATTTTTCAATTGAATGGAGTTGTATTCCACATTTCTATCATACGCCATTTTATTGCTATGCATACTCTTTTGGGAATTTGCTTGCATTATCACTTTTTCAAAGATATAAAAAAGAAGGCAAAGACTTTGTCCCATCATACATCAACATTCTTGCTGCTGGCGGCTCAAAAAAGCCTGAAAAATTACTCTCAGAGTATGGATTTGATATTAGATCCCCCAAATTCTGGAAAGAGGGTTTTGATTATATAGATACACAGGTTAAAGCACTATCCAAATTGAATTGA
- a CDS encoding sensor histidine kinase produces the protein MKISFMIIAVMFAISLSFTIVGYVTFEITVDEIKELLGSRNEGFAFNMIQGLDKHIENRILAFKELTNLKIIQDVLLDSNKKYERFQEMKSHLNLESTDAKFTETTPFLGELEDRVLTDELLDTIEFYHDEYNYDVIEELFVTNAYGANVALTSGTSVYSQSEEEWWQITKNTGLHIDKIKFNESTNSYSMDFAYAINDENDNFIGVLRASITLNDLLSDFSEESDVITIPGRSVVLLDELGRPIYSEQTILLSALTVPYFDILIQGEDVEFFELDDAIDDFKLISYAKSTGYRTFEGFDWTVVIEQDSSSIVSEFIELRNSIFAVSIAGMAASIIGGFLISSTVSSPLKRLTKIANSISRGNFNIKIKPSKINEIQTISNSFEDMTSHLKKLIETEKQLAEAKVKIKNERLTAIGELAASMAHDMKNPLATIKSSTEILKNNAKQTDELNEVVNRMNRAIDRMSHQINDVLNFVRITPLELQPIKIQDLLESAKTSLEIPDNVSIVIPKSNLEIRGDLRKLEIVFINLFLNAIQAIGKEAGIINCTIEEKNTSAIIMIQDSGPGIPEDVFPKIFDPLISSKQKGTGLGLSTCKNVIELHNGTIVAQNNPTRFIVTLPLL, from the coding sequence TTGAAAATCTCTTTTATGATAATTGCAGTGATGTTTGCAATCTCTCTATCCTTTACTATAGTAGGATATGTGACTTTTGAAATTACAGTTGATGAAATAAAGGAATTATTGGGCTCAAGAAATGAGGGATTTGCATTTAACATGATCCAAGGCCTTGACAAGCACATTGAAAACAGAATTTTGGCTTTTAAGGAATTGACTAATTTAAAAATAATTCAGGATGTACTACTTGACTCAAATAAAAAATATGAGCGATTCCAGGAAATGAAGTCTCATTTGAATTTAGAATCCACTGATGCTAAATTTACTGAAACGACTCCTTTTCTTGGCGAACTTGAGGATCGTGTTCTCACAGATGAATTATTGGACACAATTGAATTTTATCATGATGAATATAATTACGATGTAATTGAGGAATTATTTGTAACAAATGCATATGGTGCAAATGTTGCACTTACCTCGGGAACTTCAGTATATTCTCAAAGTGAAGAAGAATGGTGGCAAATTACTAAAAATACTGGATTACATATTGATAAAATAAAATTTAATGAATCTACAAATTCTTACTCAATGGATTTTGCCTATGCCATTAATGATGAGAATGATAATTTTATAGGAGTTTTAAGAGCGTCAATTACATTAAATGATCTTCTAAGTGACTTCAGCGAGGAATCTGATGTAATTACAATTCCTGGACGTAGTGTTGTACTTTTAGATGAGCTTGGACGTCCAATTTATTCGGAACAAACTATTCTACTTTCTGCTTTAACAGTTCCTTATTTTGATATTTTAATTCAAGGTGAAGATGTAGAGTTTTTTGAATTGGATGATGCTATTGATGATTTTAAATTAATTTCCTATGCAAAATCTACCGGATATAGAACATTTGAGGGATTTGATTGGACAGTAGTAATTGAGCAGGATAGTTCCTCAATAGTGAGCGAATTCATTGAACTTCGAAATTCAATTTTTGCAGTATCTATTGCAGGAATGGCAGCCTCGATAATTGGTGGATTCTTAATTTCAAGCACAGTTTCATCTCCATTGAAGCGTCTTACAAAAATTGCTAATTCTATTTCAAGGGGAAATTTTAATATCAAAATTAAACCTAGCAAAATTAATGAAATTCAAACAATAAGTAATTCTTTTGAAGATATGACAAGTCATCTAAAAAAGCTTATTGAAACAGAAAAACAATTAGCTGAAGCCAAAGTCAAAATTAAAAATGAAAGATTAACTGCTATTGGTGAACTAGCTGCAAGTATGGCACATGACATGAAAAACCCTCTTGCAACAATAAAAAGCTCAACTGAAATTTTAAAAAATAATGCAAAACAAACAGACGAACTAAATGAGGTTGTAAATAGAATGAATCGCGCAATTGATAGAATGTCACATCAAATTAATGATGTACTTAATTTTGTAAGAATCACTCCTTTAGAATTGCAACCAATAAAAATTCAGGATTTATTAGAATCTGCAAAAACTTCTTTAGAAATTCCAGATAATGTATCCATTGTTATTCCAAAATCTAATCTAGAAATAAGAGGTGATCTAAGAAAATTAGAAATTGTTTTTATTAATTTGTTTTTAAATGCTATTCAAGCCATAGGAAAAGAGGCTGGAATTATTAACTGCACAATTGAAGAAAAAAATACCTCTGCTATTATTATGATACAAGATTCAGGTCCTGGAATTCCTGAAGATGTATTCCCTAAGATATTTGATCCCTTGATCTCATCTAAACAAAAAGGAACAGGACTTGGATTATCTACATGTAAAAATGTCATAGAACTACATAATGGAACTATTGTTGCCCAAAACAACCCAACTCGATTTATTGTGACTTTGCCTCTTCTATGA
- the corA gene encoding magnesium/cobalt transporter CorA, with amino-acid sequence MGKLINRLAIGFLFALIYQIVVGVATSVLSIPLTGNISDLFSGIGKIESEEGFLLIIWWIVSTILITVIAIFIVKYKWYFSPYRGEKNIEIPPRITIVTAIVIGSIISFMFFLMDTVIGFFVGANTSADVQAIYEAATSGNFIPLYLSLIFSIMTGFIIIGVTSKTAKVKEITKDLGLQEITGIKLLLNKTKTQRTTLSDTIGSSPGALIHVGEQKVEHIRMDIIEYDAENMSENSDVTIEECLESKDKPNVSWINIIGIHDPKIIESFGNSFGLHPLHQANIMNTELRPSIEVSDNYIVIMLKMPHYIAETGKLELEQISIVLAEHHVLTFQEIEADFFDHIRERLRNKAGSIRKLQSDYLTYAIIDAIVDSYFLVIEKVGDVTEDLEEELMQNPTGKTMQTIQTLKRRMISLRKSIWPAREILDFLGRDSTPLISDNTRTYLRDVYNHVIQVTDSIEGLRDVIGGMLDTYLSSVSNRMNEVMKTLTIIASIFIPITFIAGIYGTNFSYVPELEWEGSYFVMLIAMATISGMMIGWFKKRKWL; translated from the coding sequence GTGGGAAAACTAATCAATCGACTTGCAATTGGATTTCTTTTTGCACTAATTTATCAGATTGTAGTTGGAGTTGCAACTTCAGTACTTTCAATTCCTCTAACAGGTAACATTTCTGATCTTTTCTCAGGAATAGGAAAAATAGAATCTGAAGAAGGATTTTTGCTAATCATATGGTGGATTGTTTCTACAATTTTGATTACTGTTATTGCCATCTTTATTGTAAAATACAAATGGTATTTCTCACCATACCGAGGAGAAAAAAATATTGAAATTCCACCAAGGATTACAATTGTTACTGCAATTGTAATTGGTTCAATCATTTCATTTATGTTCTTTTTAATGGACACTGTAATTGGATTTTTTGTTGGAGCAAATACATCTGCTGATGTGCAAGCAATTTATGAAGCAGCAACAAGTGGGAACTTTATTCCTCTTTATCTTAGTTTGATATTCTCAATTATGACTGGCTTCATAATAATTGGTGTTACAAGTAAGACTGCTAAAGTAAAAGAAATTACCAAGGATTTGGGTTTGCAAGAAATCACAGGAATTAAACTATTACTAAATAAAACAAAAACACAAAGAACCACCTTATCTGATACTATTGGATCAAGTCCTGGTGCCTTAATTCATGTTGGTGAACAAAAGGTAGAACATATTCGAATGGATATCATTGAGTATGATGCTGAAAATATGTCTGAAAACTCTGATGTGACAATAGAAGAATGCCTAGAATCAAAAGACAAACCTAATGTTTCTTGGATTAACATTATAGGAATACATGACCCAAAAATTATTGAAAGTTTTGGAAATAGTTTTGGGTTGCATCCATTACATCAAGCAAACATAATGAATACAGAACTGAGACCTTCAATTGAGGTTTCAGATAATTATATTGTAATTATGCTCAAGATGCCTCATTATATAGCAGAGACAGGCAAGCTCGAATTAGAACAAATCTCAATAGTTTTGGCTGAACATCATGTATTGACGTTTCAGGAAATAGAAGCTGATTTCTTTGATCATATAAGAGAGCGTCTTAGAAATAAAGCCGGTTCTATTAGAAAATTGCAAAGTGATTATCTTACTTATGCAATCATTGATGCAATTGTTGATAGTTATTTTCTGGTAATTGAAAAAGTGGGTGATGTTACAGAGGACTTGGAAGAAGAGCTAATGCAAAATCCAACTGGAAAAACAATGCAAACAATTCAAACTTTAAAACGAAGAATGATATCTTTGAGAAAATCTATTTGGCCAGCTCGGGAAATATTGGATTTTCTTGGACGTGATTCTACTCCGTTAATTTCAGATAATACTAGAACTTATCTAAGAGATGTTTACAACCACGTAATCCAAGTAACTGATTCTATTGAAGGGTTACGTGATGTTATTGGCGGAATGCTTGACACATATCTGTCCAGTGTTAGTAATCGAATGAATGAAGTAATGAAAACACTAACAATTATTGCAAGTATCTTTATCCCAATTACCTTTATTGCTGGAATATATGGAACAAACTTTTCGTATGTTCCAGAGTTGGAGTGGGAAGGAAGCTACTTTGTGATGTTAATTGCAATGGCAACTATTTCTGGTATGATGATTGGTTGGTTTAAGAAACGAAAATGGCTTTAA
- a CDS encoding pyruvoyl-dependent arginine decarboxylase, translated as MLDLVAKNLFLTKGKGVHEDRLTSFEYALRDAGIAGTNLVLISSIFPPNAKLISRKEGLTKIKPGQILFTIYSKNQTNEPYRVCAASVGLARPKDKARYGYLSEYESFGQNETQAGEYAEDIAAQMLASSLGIPFDVDKNWDEKRQQWSISGQIYNTHNITQSAKGDKDGKWTTVFAAAVLLL; from the coding sequence ATGCTCGATTTAGTTGCAAAAAATCTCTTTCTTACAAAGGGCAAGGGTGTTCATGAAGATAGATTAACAAGTTTTGAATATGCTCTAAGAGATGCAGGAATTGCAGGTACTAATCTTGTTTTGATTTCTAGTATTTTTCCTCCTAATGCAAAACTGATTTCAAGAAAAGAGGGATTAACCAAAATAAAACCTGGGCAAATTCTGTTTACAATCTACTCTAAGAATCAAACAAATGAACCTTATCGTGTATGTGCTGCATCTGTTGGACTTGCACGACCAAAAGATAAGGCTCGATATGGATACCTCTCAGAATACGAGTCCTTTGGTCAAAATGAAACTCAAGCTGGTGAATATGCTGAAGATATTGCTGCACAGATGTTGGCCTCTTCTTTAGGTATTCCATTTGATGTTGATAAAAACTGGGATGAGAAAAGACAACAGTGGTCAATCTCTGGACAAATCTATAACACACATAACATCACACAATCAGCTAAAGGAGATAAGGATGGGAAATGGACAACTGTTTTTGCAGCTGCAGTCCTTTTGCTTTGA
- a CDS encoding DsbA family protein produces the protein MSSDDVDFSSPSKNTVSVKKSTFNGLIIAVIIAVAIAAFFAGSYSSINSNQISEEKLDEALAKLELKMLQKQLPSEQPKLPVKISMDNDPIIGDPDAPITIIEFSDFQCPFCARFHIQTLPLILQEYIDQGKVKLVFRDFPIQSIHPNALPAAVAAECANEQGQFRAMHDMLFDNQNEWNDQETVIAVSIFSQYATAIQLDQEKFDSCLSSGKYIDEIIKDLDDGRDYGVTGTPGFFVGNDKLGYVELKGAQPFDSFKKIIDVQLDA, from the coding sequence ATGAGTTCAGATGATGTAGATTTTTCTTCCCCTAGCAAAAATACAGTATCAGTAAAAAAATCAACTTTTAATGGATTGATTATTGCAGTAATTATAGCAGTTGCAATAGCCGCATTTTTTGCAGGATCCTACTCAAGTATTAATTCTAACCAAATTTCTGAAGAAAAATTAGATGAAGCCTTGGCAAAGCTTGAACTCAAAATGTTACAAAAACAATTACCATCAGAACAACCAAAACTACCAGTAAAAATTTCAATGGATAATGATCCCATTATTGGAGATCCTGATGCCCCAATTACAATAATAGAATTTTCTGATTTTCAGTGTCCATTTTGTGCTAGATTCCACATTCAGACACTTCCCTTAATTTTACAAGAGTACATCGATCAAGGCAAAGTCAAACTAGTCTTCAGAGATTTTCCAATTCAAAGCATTCATCCTAATGCTTTGCCTGCAGCAGTTGCAGCAGAATGTGCAAATGAGCAAGGACAATTCAGAGCAATGCATGACATGTTATTTGATAATCAAAATGAGTGGAATGATCAAGAAACAGTAATTGCAGTTTCTATTTTTAGCCAATATGCTACTGCAATTCAGTTAGATCAAGAAAAATTTGATTCCTGTCTATCAAGTGGAAAATACATTGACGAGATAATAAAGGATCTTGATGATGGGAGAGATTATGGAGTTACAGGCACACCAGGATTCTTTGTAGGAAATGACAAGTTAGGATATGTAGAGTTGAAAGGAGCTCAGCCATTTGATAGTTTCAAAAAAATTATTGATGTGCAACTAGATGCATAA
- a CDS encoding DUF6659 family protein — protein MPILSAEDLKKLDEQCQKLSEEEKVRHVGVINELGHLIAGGFRKGVTPILSKDRIKMVYMQMQLDFNMRQELDDVLGTIDYIASRRTKQLIISVPVGENLVLITAEPDADDKKIIKKAEELFDGITISTI, from the coding sequence ATGCCAATACTCTCAGCAGAAGATCTCAAAAAACTTGATGAACAATGTCAAAAACTCTCAGAAGAAGAGAAAGTAAGACATGTAGGAGTAATTAATGAACTAGGACATTTAATTGCAGGAGGATTTAGAAAAGGAGTCACCCCAATATTATCAAAAGACAGAATTAAAATGGTATACATGCAAATGCAATTAGATTTTAACATGAGACAAGAATTAGATGACGTTCTTGGAACTATTGATTATATTGCATCACGAAGAACAAAGCAACTTATTATCAGTGTACCTGTTGGAGAAAACTTGGTTTTAATAACTGCAGAGCCAGATGCAGATGATAAAAAAATCATCAAAAAAGCTGAAGAATTATTTGACGGTATAACAATATCAACAATTTAG
- a CDS encoding response regulator yields MSLKKTVLLVDDDIDLLENTAYMIKSLGCDVVTAENGQDAVEKYKEISPDLTLMDVKMPKMDGFDAFFKIKQFDSEAKIVLITAFAVDEKKHLKAKSMSLLATINKPYSFEQLEDIVTKFTD; encoded by the coding sequence ATGTCATTAAAGAAAACTGTCCTTTTGGTGGATGATGATATTGATCTTTTAGAAAATACAGCCTATATGATTAAGAGTCTAGGCTGTGATGTTGTGACTGCTGAGAATGGACAAGATGCTGTTGAAAAATATAAAGAAATTAGTCCTGATTTGACACTCATGGATGTTAAAATGCCTAAAATGGATGGATTTGATGCATTTTTTAAAATTAAACAATTTGATTCTGAAGCCAAAATTGTTCTAATTACCGCATTTGCAGTAGATGAAAAAAAACATCTTAAAGCAAAAAGTATGTCATTACTAGCTACTATAAACAAACCCTATTCTTTTGAACAACTTGAAGATATAGTCACAAAATTTACTGATTAA